The Tachysurus vachellii isolate PV-2020 chromosome 19, HZAU_Pvac_v1, whole genome shotgun sequence genome segment aatatattgacgttatatatttttatcacaGTAAGGCCCTGTACTGGATACATGCCCATATTGTGTCATAGTGTTGAGTTACACAGCCTTGCCCAGTGTTTGTTTTAGTATGAGATGGCTATGATAATGGACGTGTGTTAGAGCATTCATGCGTTGCTCCTGTGTGTAGCACAGAAACGTGACCTCATGCATGCATCTACCCTGGTCACCATCAAGAACGCACAAAGCACTATTCAGGCACTAATGCAGCTCCATTTATGTACATGCGTGGTAGGAGAATTAATGATCGTAGCCTCGGCCTTTCCCAGATCCGCCTGAAGCTAAGCATGTGATACGTTGCACAACACGGCTCACCTGGTATTccattgattttatttagtatttcgCAAGAGAATGCCAGCATTGCTGTTCATAAATGGgttagttttttatatatacagactAGTTATTGTGTTTTAAAGCACTTATGTCATGGCGCCTTAGCTGACTGAGATGTTTGGTATTCCTACAGGCATAAATGAAGCTGTGTATGGGATCTTTTGTTTgacagaattcattcatttagtaaGGGTGACCGGATTTGTGTAATTAGAAGAACAATTAAAAGGTTgtattggttaaaaaaatagtCATCTGAAACACTGACCTTGATGttggtaataaaatatttatattaatattggttaatttatttatctacataaACCCAATCTGTAGAACAGAGGTTTTTCCGTcagatttagtttattttttttatctgattttcTTGGttcatttttgtacatttttgtgtgttgtgcaaGTTTTTTACAGTCTTATGAAGAATTGTGATCCTTCATAAAAattaagtagtagtagtagtagtagcagtagtagtagtagaagaagaagaagaagaagaagagaccACCACACATTCTTTCCCAGACTGTAGGATTTCAGTCTGTAAAGCTGATTAAGACTGATTAAGGGTGCTGCTCTGTAATTAAAGGAAAACTCTAGCTGCTAGGGCATTGAAGGGGGGAGGAGAGAGACTTCAGAGGCCATTCCTACTGGTGAAGTGGGTGGTGAAAAATGACCACACTTCAAACACGCATTCCTCAGTTTGATGTACGTAAAAGGGGCTACAAATTAACGCATTAATCACATCCCCAACAATGAACACTTTTGAACACACTCCAGCGTCTGAAAAGAAATTCTCTAACTGTCCAATTTCTTTGCCTTTCAGAGCCCTGAATCAAATGGTTTCTTGGTTTTCATGGCGCACGGAGGCTGACGGATTATGAATTTTCCAAATCTGAGATAATGTGACATATCTCTtcggttttgttttttccccgcAAAGTATGGCTTCAGCCCAACCATACTGGGACCAGTATAATGATGTGAACAGGTGAGCACAAAGACTGTAATATTAaactgtaatattaaataatactgCAATATTAAACTAACCGCATTGACCTGTAGGATAATTAGCAAGCCAATGGACTGGAAGGCATGATATTGATGTATTTGCTGAGTTTTTATTGGATTGCAAAAAGTACTGGTTTTCCAGCTTGTGCTGAAGGACTCGTCTCtcatttgtgttacagtatgtacttTTCTTTTGGAGCTGACTACACAGTGAAAAGACATCAGCAAGACTTGACCTCTGTGGGCTTTGAAAGTAAGTGAATGAATCTGAAAtgcagtagcagcagcagcaggggagtgagggagggaggaatAGAGGGAGGGAAGAAGGGAAGAGTGTATCACACACTCTAGTCACTGTATGTTCTCTTCCTTTGAGGCGGATGTTTTTCAGGATATTTACAAGGTTAAAGTAAGCCAGAGGTTTGTCACTTTCTTggcaaaataaacactttttgttAAGATGATGCTCccattaatattaaaagtttTATAAGATGCACAGTACGAACCAAAAGTTTGAGACCACtagtataattattttttttgtttcatttttgacTCATGTTAATTGTTTCTTATACAAGACACCATTTTCGGAGATAACaacctattgtttttttaaataaagtataatgTAATGAGGAAAGTAGAGTTAAGTAGAGATAAAGCGCAGAATAAAATTACTTGTGAATtcttaaatgaatatttaattacacTTATTCAAGTAATGCTGTCTATTActgatgaaagaaaaacagttaTTGGCAGTGGTTCAAGACTTTAGAGCTGCCTTATCTAACAATGTCTGTTTGCTTGTTGTGAATGTAACTTGTATGGGCAACACATGATTCCAAAAGcttgcacttttttttccactatCTTCTAGGGAAAATGTTTGGCTCAAGTTTCTCCCAAAGTTCTAGCCACCACTGTCAGCCTTTAAAGCCTGTTGATCCTGCACAGCTCCTCCTATCCTCCCTACACACATCGCCTGAAGGAGACCAGGTCGTTCCGTCCTTCCAGAAACTCTCCGTCTATGAACAGGCGCCCCCGTATTCTCCCAGAAGAAGCTCTAaacctcttcctcctctcccgGACATGGGGGATTTGTCTCCTGATGAAGCTGCAGACAGCGAAGTGGAGTTCTTCTCTAGCACCAGCGAGAGTCAGCTACTGATACCAGAATGTGCCTCTAAACCATCAGCCTTTCAATACAGAGCGCAGAACAGGCGGAGTTTCCGCGGTTGCTGGCAGATCAACTATGCGTACTGTGATGCTATGCAGGAGAATATGATTGGACAGAAGTGTGAGAGGGAACAAGTTGTACTGAGAGACAGGGACAGCCTCAAACAA includes the following:
- the LOC132861997 gene encoding ERBB receptor feedback inhibitor 1, which produces MASAQPYWDQYNDVNSMYFSFGADYTVKRHQQDLTSVGFERKMFGSSFSQSSSHHCQPLKPVDPAQLLLSSLHTSPEGDQVVPSFQKLSVYEQAPPYSPRRSSKPLPPLPDMGDLSPDEAADSEVEFFSSTSESQLLIPECASKPSAFQYRAQNRRSFRGCWQINYAYCDAMQENMIGQKCEREQVVLRDRDSLKQEKPQRRLRRSNSGPAASFKPTNLRNIHTQEKPEVPPRAPIPSRPQKSADYQGVEEPPEIPPRRPIYYMAPRTPSPKSLPIYVNGVMPPTQSFAPNPKYVSKTQGKAKYEGLPASHTPCILPIMEDGKKASATHYFLLPERPGYLDRFERFFKGSDSESVQSGC